From Calothrix sp. PCC 6303, a single genomic window includes:
- a CDS encoding heme NO-binding domain-containing protein: MYGLVNKAIQDMICQNHGEEVWENIKQKAGLEDVDFFISMDAYSDDITYRLVEAACEVFKMPAEDILKAFGEYWVTYTAAEGYGDLLDSAGDSLPQFVENLDNLHARVGLSFSQLRPPSFDCEHTSEKSMELHYQSTRKGLTPMVIGLLHGLGKRFNTKIDITQTRSREEGSTYDSFSIEYDNSQSYDK; the protein is encoded by the coding sequence ATGTATGGTTTAGTAAATAAAGCAATTCAAGATATGATTTGCCAAAATCACGGTGAAGAAGTTTGGGAAAATATTAAGCAAAAAGCTGGACTTGAAGATGTTGATTTTTTTATTAGTATGGATGCTTATTCTGACGACATAACTTATCGTCTAGTAGAAGCTGCTTGTGAGGTCTTTAAAATGCCAGCAGAGGATATTCTCAAAGCATTTGGAGAATACTGGGTGACGTACACAGCAGCTGAAGGTTATGGAGATCTTTTAGATAGTGCGGGTGATTCTTTGCCCCAGTTTGTGGAGAATCTTGATAATCTCCACGCACGAGTCGGTTTAAGTTTTTCTCAACTCCGTCCACCATCTTTTGACTGCGAACATACCAGCGAGAAATCAATGGAACTTCACTACCAATCAACTCGCAAAGGATTGACTCCCATGGTAATTGGTTTGTTGCATGGGTTGGGAAAACGTTTTAATACAAAGATAGATATTACTCAAACTCGTTCTCGTGAGGAAGGTTCTACTTACGATAGCTTCTCTATTGAATACGACAATTCTCAGTCCTATGACAAATGA
- a CDS encoding response regulator → MTNEPITELGQLKFSLNFDQFASLFPFHLMINREMKVIQMGQVIQRLLESIDILNAPLELHFQINRPKCSTSFEAILEQTRSLFLLQCHHQDIQLKGQMIYLEALDTLLFLASPWITDISDLKKLGLNINDFPLHDSISDYLFLLQAKNASLADAKKLNTKLTTQRGELRKSEEQLKLALDAVEEGLWDWNLQTGDVYRSKHYFSILDYEPDELENNIQARNSLIHPDDRYSMQQRLIAHLKGKTPVYEAEIRLRTKSGKWKWILDRGKLVSRDRKGKPLRMVGTHLDISDRKQAEEVLKIAKQAAEAANFAKSDFLAVMSHEIRTPMNGIIGMTNLLLDTSLKPEQLDYVETIRNSGDTLLTIINDILDFSKIESGKLELEKHPFDLRVCVEEALDLLASQATAKGIELIYKLESHTPTQIIGDITRLRQIILNLVSNAVKFTTDGEILVTISTQQQISPEENSQHDCELQFAISDTGVGIPRDRLDRLFQAFSQVDVSTTRRYGGTGLGLAIGKRLSEIMGGRMWVESEEGKGSTFYFTAILQVHPASFNISHIEPELTNKKLLLAVGNAKLRNCLTWQLQNMGLDVKSSESSNMTLHYMQENSFQIAIIDIDSPDFHHINLTEKIRAIPNQRDLTLIMLSSQGKQNLEHQPIATEFTAFLQKPLRHYQLHNTLLQVARGIWSKQSGNCSTKILSYSRTEPQNLPVHDHKFAEKLPLKILLVEDGLVNQKIALKLLEKLGYQADVANNGLEAVKATQKQLYDVVFMDVQMPEMDGLEATRQIRKELSKQPQIIAMTANARPEDRQECLNAGMNDYISKPIRFDAIEVVLKNMVFK, encoded by the coding sequence ATGACAAATGAACCTATTACAGAGTTAGGACAATTAAAATTCAGTCTTAACTTTGACCAATTTGCTTCTTTATTTCCTTTTCATTTGATGATAAATAGGGAAATGAAAGTTATTCAAATGGGTCAGGTCATTCAACGTCTTCTTGAATCTATAGATATCCTTAATGCTCCCCTCGAATTACATTTTCAAATAAATCGTCCTAAATGTTCCACTAGCTTTGAAGCTATTTTAGAGCAAACGCGATCGCTATTTTTATTGCAATGCCATCACCAAGATATCCAACTTAAGGGACAGATGATATACTTAGAAGCATTGGATACTTTATTATTTCTTGCTTCTCCCTGGATAACTGATATTTCCGACTTGAAAAAGTTAGGTTTAAATATTAATGATTTTCCTCTGCATGACTCTATTTCTGATTATTTATTTTTGTTACAAGCTAAAAATGCATCTCTTGCAGATGCCAAGAAACTCAACACAAAACTAACAACCCAAAGGGGAGAATTACGTAAAAGCGAAGAACAATTAAAATTAGCCCTTGATGCTGTCGAGGAAGGACTTTGGGATTGGAATTTGCAGACTGGTGATGTTTATCGTAGCAAACACTACTTTTCAATCCTTGATTATGAGCCAGATGAATTAGAAAATAATATTCAAGCTAGAAATAGTTTGATTCATCCAGATGATAGATATTCAATGCAACAGCGGTTAATTGCTCATTTAAAAGGTAAAACTCCTGTCTATGAAGCAGAAATCCGTTTGCGAACTAAGTCTGGAAAATGGAAGTGGATTTTAGATCGAGGCAAATTAGTTAGTCGTGATCGCAAAGGAAAACCCCTGAGAATGGTGGGAACCCATTTAGATATAAGCGATCGCAAACAAGCAGAAGAGGTACTCAAAATTGCCAAGCAAGCAGCAGAAGCAGCAAATTTTGCCAAAAGTGATTTTCTGGCTGTTATGAGTCACGAAATTCGTACACCCATGAATGGCATTATTGGGATGACAAATTTGCTGTTGGATACATCCCTGAAACCAGAACAACTAGACTATGTGGAAACTATTCGTAATAGTGGTGATACATTACTAACTATTATTAATGATATTCTCGACTTTTCTAAGATTGAATCTGGCAAGTTAGAGTTGGAAAAACATCCCTTTGATTTACGGGTTTGTGTTGAAGAAGCTTTGGATTTGTTAGCTTCACAAGCAACCGCAAAAGGTATTGAATTAATCTACAAGCTGGAATCCCATACTCCCACCCAAATTATTGGGGATATTACCCGACTACGACAAATTATCTTAAATTTGGTTAGTAATGCTGTAAAATTTACCACTGATGGCGAAATTCTTGTTACTATCTCCACTCAACAGCAAATTTCACCAGAGGAAAATTCACAACATGATTGCGAACTGCAATTTGCGATTAGTGATACAGGCGTTGGTATACCTCGTGATCGTTTAGATAGGTTGTTTCAAGCTTTTAGTCAAGTTGATGTTTCCACTACCAGACGTTATGGTGGCACTGGTTTAGGATTAGCCATCGGTAAACGACTATCAGAAATCATGGGTGGTAGAATGTGGGTAGAAAGTGAAGAAGGTAAAGGTTCTACCTTTTATTTCACTGCCATTCTACAAGTTCATCCTGCTTCCTTCAACATTAGCCATATTGAACCAGAACTGACTAATAAGAAATTACTATTAGCAGTAGGCAATGCCAAGTTGAGAAATTGTTTAACTTGGCAGCTACAAAATATGGGATTAGACGTGAAATCATCTGAATCAAGTAATATGACACTGCATTACATGCAGGAAAATTCGTTTCAAATAGCCATAATTGATATTGACAGTCCTGACTTTCATCACATCAACTTGACAGAAAAAATTCGTGCTATTCCTAACCAGCGAGATTTAACTTTAATCATGTTGAGTTCTCAAGGTAAGCAAAATCTAGAACATCAACCAATTGCAACTGAATTTACTGCCTTTTTACAAAAACCCTTACGGCACTATCAGTTGCATAATACTTTATTACAAGTTGCTCGCGGTATTTGGTCTAAACAAAGTGGAAATTGTTCAACTAAAATTCTTTCCTACTCCCGTACTGAACCACAAAATCTTCCTGTTCATGATCATAAATTTGCTGAAAAACTGCCTTTAAAGATATTACTAGTTGAAGATGGTTTAGTAAATCAAAAAATTGCTTTGAAGTTGCTAGAGAAATTAGGCTATCAAGCAGATGTGGCAAATAACGGACTTGAAGCTGTTAAAGCCACACAAAAGCAACTTTACGATGTTGTATTCATGGATGTACAAATGCCGGAAATGGATGGTTTAGAAGCAACTCGACAGATTCGCAAAGAACTATCTAAACAACCCCAAATCATTGCCATGACAGCTAATGCTCGTCCAGAAGATCGTCAAGAATGTTTAAATGCAGGTATGAATGACTATATTAGCAAACCAATTCGTTTTGATGCGATTGAAGTAGTTCTCAAAAATATGGTGTTCAAATAA
- a CDS encoding 50S ribosomal protein L11 methyltransferase codes for MQPSPPIENIPLIELSVEASDEAVDWVATLLKSTNYICDISITKYIEDIKPSNWTSTVWLYFPYDSDANIRCLEIENLLSSLQRTGLISELKASVIDQKPQHENASQPLIRRIGKRFTIFPTDTLSPLPTTDKIILKLNPSFAFGSGLHPATILSLQLLEKHLTPGMNTLDLGSGSGILSVAMAKLGANVLALDNDAVAVKATQDAVKLNEVESQVKVILGSLGCGSEMGHWLGGNVEEDVTNIAPSGNCDLIIANIFARIHTTLAPEYQRALKSGGILIAAGFTDDYKDAIASSFQASGFNIIDQETSDEWVALAAILNS; via the coding sequence ATGCAGCCATCTCCCCCAATCGAAAATATTCCCTTGATTGAATTAAGTGTCGAAGCTAGTGATGAGGCTGTTGATTGGGTTGCGACATTACTGAAATCTACTAATTATATCTGTGATATCTCCATTACTAAGTATATTGAGGATATCAAGCCATCAAACTGGACATCTACGGTTTGGCTCTATTTTCCCTATGATTCAGATGCAAATATACGTTGTTTAGAAATAGAAAATTTACTTTCTTCTTTACAACGTACTGGATTAATTTCTGAGTTAAAAGCAAGTGTAATTGATCAGAAACCACAACATGAAAATGCATCTCAACCTCTGATTCGTCGCATTGGCAAACGTTTTACTATTTTTCCCACTGATACATTATCCCCCTTGCCAACAACCGATAAAATTATCCTGAAATTGAATCCTAGTTTTGCTTTTGGTAGTGGTTTACACCCAGCTACTATTTTGAGTTTGCAACTTTTAGAAAAGCATTTAACCCCAGGAATGAATACACTAGATTTGGGTTCAGGTTCCGGAATTTTAAGCGTTGCCATGGCAAAACTGGGCGCAAACGTATTAGCCCTAGATAACGATGCTGTGGCTGTGAAGGCAACCCAAGATGCGGTGAAACTAAATGAAGTAGAATCACAAGTAAAAGTGATACTGGGAAGCTTGGGTTGTGGGAGTGAAATGGGGCATTGGCTAGGGGGAAATGTGGAAGAAGATGTAACTAATATTGCACCATCAGGAAATTGTGACCTAATTATTGCTAACATCTTCGCCAGAATCCATACAACTCTTGCCCCAGAATATCAACGAGCACTAAAATCAGGTGGGATATTAATAGCAGCGGGTTTTACCGATGATTACAAAGACGCGATCGCATCTTCGTTTCAAGCCTCTGGATTCAATATTATTGATCAAGAAACCAGCGACGAATGGGTGGCATTAGCAGCAATTTTGAATTCTTAA
- a CDS encoding alanine--glyoxylate aminotransferase family protein: MTQAIAINNNHKLDLKPLAMPERLLLGPGPSNAHPAVLTAMNTSPVGHLDPTFLTLMDEIQSLLRYVWQTSNSLTIAVSGTGTAAMEASIANVVEAGDVVLIGVMGYFGNRLVDMAGRYGADVRVITTPWGQVFSLDQLKEALETHRPRILALVHAETSTGARQPMEGVAELCEKYNTLLLIDTVTSLGGVPIFLDEWGVDLAYSCSQKGLGCPPGASPFTMSSRAMEKLQNRPTKVENWYLDMNLLGKYWGSERVYHHTAPINMYYALRESLRLIAEEGIENCWQRHQQNVEYLWESLESIGLKMHVEKQYRLPTLTTVCIPEGIDGKAFARKLLDEYNLEIGGGLGELAGKVWRVGLMGYNSRPEVVDNFVDVLKKVL, translated from the coding sequence ATGACACAAGCTATAGCCATCAACAACAATCACAAATTAGACCTCAAACCCTTAGCAATGCCTGAACGTTTATTGTTGGGTCCTGGTCCTTCAAATGCCCACCCGGCCGTACTTACAGCGATGAATACTTCTCCTGTGGGACATTTAGATCCAACCTTTTTGACGCTGATGGATGAGATTCAATCGTTACTACGGTATGTTTGGCAAACCAGTAATTCCCTGACAATTGCCGTTAGTGGTACCGGAACTGCGGCAATGGAGGCAAGTATCGCTAATGTGGTGGAAGCTGGTGATGTGGTCTTGATTGGTGTAATGGGGTATTTTGGGAATCGGCTTGTGGATATGGCAGGACGCTATGGGGCAGATGTCCGGGTAATTACGACACCATGGGGTCAAGTTTTTAGCTTAGATCAACTAAAAGAAGCATTAGAAACCCACCGTCCTCGCATTCTCGCACTTGTTCACGCAGAAACCTCCACGGGTGCGCGTCAGCCGATGGAAGGGGTGGCAGAACTTTGTGAAAAGTACAACACACTCCTGTTAATTGATACGGTAACAAGCTTGGGTGGAGTGCCAATTTTCTTAGATGAGTGGGGTGTTGATTTAGCTTATAGTTGCAGTCAAAAGGGCTTGGGTTGTCCTCCTGGTGCGTCACCATTTACTATGAGTAGTCGGGCGATGGAGAAGTTGCAAAATCGACCGACAAAGGTGGAAAATTGGTATTTGGATATGAATTTATTAGGGAAATACTGGGGAAGTGAGCGAGTTTATCACCATACTGCCCCAATTAACATGTATTATGCATTACGGGAGTCTCTACGTTTAATCGCGGAGGAAGGCATTGAAAATTGCTGGCAGCGTCATCAACAAAATGTTGAATACCTTTGGGAAAGCTTGGAAAGTATTGGTTTGAAGATGCATGTGGAAAAGCAATATCGATTACCAACCCTAACAACCGTATGTATTCCCGAAGGTATTGACGGTAAAGCTTTTGCGCGAAAACTCTTGGATGAATATAATCTGGAAATTGGCGGTGGTTTAGGAGAACTTGCTGGAAAAGTTTGGCGAGTTGGGTTGATGGGGTATAACAGTCGTCCGGAAGTTGTGGATAATTTTGTTGATGTATTAAAAAAGGTATTGTGA
- the hisI gene encoding phosphoribosyl-AMP cyclohydrolase — protein sequence MNRLFSSRTSVEQVEEGSQLSPKFDSNGLIPVVTSNANTGEVLMHAYMNEEALVKTIETGEAHYYSRSRQQLWYKGKSSGLVQKVKQLLIDDDQDCIWMRVEVAGSGASCHVGYRSCFYRSIPIGQKAVSSERSLNLDFTETEKTFDPKAVYGDAPNPTQL from the coding sequence ATGAATCGTTTATTTAGCTCTCGTACCTCAGTAGAACAGGTAGAAGAAGGTTCTCAACTATCTCCAAAATTTGACAGTAACGGTTTAATTCCAGTTGTGACGAGCAATGCGAACACCGGAGAGGTACTAATGCACGCTTACATGAATGAGGAAGCATTAGTAAAAACCATTGAAACTGGTGAGGCTCATTATTACAGTCGTAGTCGTCAACAACTATGGTATAAAGGTAAATCTAGTGGGTTGGTGCAGAAGGTCAAGCAGTTGTTAATAGATGATGATCAAGATTGCATTTGGATGCGGGTTGAGGTTGCTGGTTCTGGAGCAAGTTGCCATGTCGGTTATCGTTCTTGTTTTTACCGGAGTATTCCCATCGGGCAAAAGGCTGTTTCTTCAGAGCGATCGCTTAATCTAGATTTTACCGAAACTGAGAAAACTTTCGACCCGAAAGCAGTTTATGGTGATGCACCCAACCCAACACAACTTTAA
- a CDS encoding Fur family transcriptional regulator, which translates to MYSANSLKAELNAKGWRLTPQREVILQVFQNLPRGKHLSAEELFEMLEKREEGISLSTIYRTLKLMTRMGILRELELAEVHKHYELNTTSPNHHHHVVCTQCNMTIEFENSIILKQAMKQVEKSGLELIDCQLTIYAICPEAIRKGFPAVMSNDWACSRAIKAANKLTEEEQKSLL; encoded by the coding sequence ATGTACAGTGCAAATTCTCTCAAGGCAGAACTCAATGCAAAAGGATGGCGATTAACTCCGCAGCGCGAGGTAATTTTGCAAGTGTTCCAAAATTTGCCAAGAGGAAAACATCTCAGCGCTGAAGAATTATTTGAAATGCTGGAAAAGCGTGAAGAAGGAATTAGTTTATCTACTATTTATAGAACTTTAAAATTAATGACACGCATGGGAATTTTGCGTGAGCTAGAATTAGCTGAAGTCCACAAACATTATGAGCTAAATACAACTTCCCCGAATCATCATCATCATGTTGTTTGTACCCAATGTAATATGACAATTGAGTTTGAAAATAGTATCATCCTCAAGCAAGCAATGAAGCAAGTGGAAAAATCTGGTTTGGAATTGATTGATTGTCAATTAACAATTTATGCAATTTGCCCAGAAGCAATACGTAAAGGATTTCCCGCAGTTATGTCTAATGATTGGGCTTGTTCTCGTGCGATAAAAGCAGCAAATAAACTCACGGAAGAAGAGCAGAAAAGCTTACTATAA
- a CDS encoding sulfate/molybdate ABC transporter ATP-binding protein — protein sequence MGIAVENVSKHYGSFRAVDDVSLEFKTGSLVALLGPSGSGKSTLLRMIAGLETPSSGEIYITGKNATHKSVQERNIGFVFQHYALFKHLTVRQNIAFALELRKTPKRRIQQRVEELLDLVQLSGLGDRYPSQLSGGQRQRVALARSLAVQPQTLLLDEPFGALDAKVRKELRVWLRHLHEDVNVTTIFVTHDQEEAMEVADQIVVMNKGRVEQVGSTAEIYDQPATPFVMSFIGPVNILSSNAGIQPSKGVVTTSDNRIFLRPHDILIHQNASVDTVPAKVDRIIHLGWEIRIELLLESGELVNAHLNREQFNQLQLHENQHVYLKPKQARVFQSV from the coding sequence ATGGGTATAGCAGTAGAAAACGTATCAAAGCACTACGGGTCTTTCCGAGCAGTTGATGATGTGAGCTTGGAATTTAAAACTGGTTCATTGGTGGCATTGTTGGGACCTTCAGGTTCTGGTAAATCTACATTGTTGCGAATGATTGCGGGATTGGAAACTCCTAGTTCAGGGGAAATCTACATCACAGGTAAAAATGCCACTCACAAATCTGTACAGGAACGGAATATCGGGTTTGTGTTTCAGCATTATGCTTTGTTCAAACATTTGACAGTTCGTCAAAATATTGCCTTTGCTCTGGAATTACGCAAAACACCTAAACGACGAATCCAGCAACGAGTTGAAGAACTATTGGATTTAGTCCAGTTGAGTGGATTAGGCGATCGCTATCCATCACAACTATCTGGTGGACAAAGGCAAAGGGTAGCATTAGCGCGATCGCTTGCTGTCCAGCCACAAACTTTATTGCTAGATGAACCATTTGGTGCATTAGATGCGAAAGTGAGGAAAGAATTACGGGTTTGGTTGAGACATCTCCATGAAGATGTGAATGTGACGACTATATTTGTCACCCATGATCAAGAAGAAGCAATGGAAGTAGCTGATCAAATTGTGGTGATGAACAAAGGTAGAGTTGAGCAAGTTGGTAGTACTGCCGAGATTTATGATCAACCAGCAACACCCTTTGTGATGAGTTTTATTGGTCCGGTGAATATTTTGTCTAGTAATGCAGGAATTCAGCCCAGTAAAGGAGTTGTCACCACAAGCGATAATCGCATCTTTCTCCGTCCCCACGATATTCTGATCCATCAGAATGCATCAGTGGATACTGTACCTGCAAAAGTTGACCGAATTATCCATCTGGGTTGGGAAATCCGGATCGAGTTACTCCTAGAGTCGGGAGAACTTGTAAATGCTCACTTAAACCGAGAACAATTTAACCAACTTCAACTGCATGAAAATCAGCACGTATATTTGAAACCAAAACAGGCAAGGGTGTTTCAAAGCGTCTAA
- the cysW gene encoding sulfate ABC transporter permease subunit CysW, whose translation MTRDRNGKQGFDWERFTPAILIGIAIAYLGLVMYIPAINVFYQAFKKGVGPFFANLTHASFLHAAWLTVILAVIAIPLNTVFGLCAAWAIARNKFPGRAFVLSLIDLPFSISPVVAGLMIVLLYGRTGWFGGWLQEHGIQIIFAFPGMVLATSFVSMPFVAREVIPVLEELGAEQEEAAKTLGANEWQIFWRVTLPNIRWGLLYGLILTNARAMGEFGAVSVVSGNIADKTQSLPLFVEDAYKQYETEAAFSAAVLLGLLAVVTLVLKEILERKTRIKEVE comes from the coding sequence ATGACGCGAGATAGGAACGGGAAACAGGGTTTTGATTGGGAAAGGTTCACCCCAGCGATTTTAATTGGTATAGCGATCGCATACTTGGGATTAGTCATGTATATCCCAGCTATCAATGTTTTTTACCAAGCCTTTAAAAAGGGAGTTGGACCATTTTTCGCTAACTTGACCCATGCTAGCTTTCTCCACGCTGCTTGGTTAACAGTGATTTTAGCAGTTATAGCGATCCCATTAAATACGGTATTTGGTCTTTGTGCAGCTTGGGCGATCGCAAGGAACAAATTTCCCGGTCGTGCTTTTGTTTTGAGTCTAATTGACTTGCCTTTTTCAATTTCACCTGTAGTTGCAGGTTTAATGATTGTCTTGTTATACGGACGTACAGGTTGGTTTGGTGGTTGGTTACAAGAGCATGGTATTCAGATCATTTTTGCGTTTCCAGGAATGGTGCTAGCCACATCCTTTGTGAGTATGCCATTTGTAGCCAGGGAAGTAATCCCGGTTTTAGAAGAACTAGGTGCAGAACAGGAAGAAGCAGCAAAAACCTTGGGTGCGAATGAATGGCAAATATTTTGGCGAGTTACTTTACCCAATATTCGCTGGGGTTTACTTTACGGTTTAATTTTAACTAACGCGAGAGCGATGGGTGAATTTGGTGCTGTTTCTGTAGTTTCTGGAAATATTGCTGATAAAACTCAAAGTTTACCGTTATTCGTCGAAGATGCTTACAAACAGTATGAAACAGAAGCAGCTTTTTCGGCTGCTGTACTTTTAGGATTGTTAGCTGTTGTTACTTTGGTTTTAAAAGAGATTTTAGAGCGCAAAACCCGGATCAAAGAAGTGGAATAA
- the cysT gene encoding sulfate ABC transporter permease subunit CysT encodes MAVSSSPTPPQQINPRREKTPSPNNIVNQVLKSSWTWKITFFYLTVMLFIPILAMFQKAATESPANFWKIATSPVALSAYEVTFVTAVATALVNGFFGTLIAWVMVRYDFPFKRIIDASIDLPFALPTSVAGLTLATVYSQNGWIGSLLPFKVSFTRTGLAVAMLFISLPFIVRTVQPVLQELEKEVEEASWSLGASKWQTFWKVIAPPLFPTVLTGVALGFSRAVGEYGSTVIIASNTPYQDLIAPVLIFQRLEQYDYSGATVIGVVLLTISLVLLLLINLLQAWGRRYDAR; translated from the coding sequence ATGGCTGTATCATCTTCTCCAACTCCTCCGCAGCAGATAAACCCCCGTAGAGAAAAAACACCATCACCTAATAATATTGTCAACCAGGTACTTAAATCCTCTTGGACTTGGAAAATAACATTTTTTTACCTGACGGTGATGTTGTTTATACCCATCCTTGCTATGTTCCAAAAAGCAGCTACGGAATCTCCTGCTAACTTTTGGAAGATTGCCACTAGTCCGGTTGCCCTTTCTGCCTACGAGGTCACATTTGTGACGGCAGTTGCGACTGCTTTGGTTAATGGTTTTTTTGGAACCTTAATTGCTTGGGTGATGGTACGCTATGATTTTCCATTTAAGAGAATTATTGATGCCTCAATAGATTTACCGTTTGCTTTGCCAACATCGGTAGCAGGTTTAACACTGGCTACGGTTTATAGTCAGAATGGTTGGATTGGCTCCCTATTACCCTTTAAAGTATCGTTTACTCGAACTGGGTTAGCGGTGGCAATGCTATTCATTTCCTTACCCTTCATTGTGCGAACAGTGCAACCTGTACTGCAAGAATTAGAAAAGGAAGTGGAAGAAGCTTCTTGGAGTTTAGGTGCTTCCAAATGGCAAACATTTTGGAAAGTAATCGCACCTCCTTTGTTTCCCACGGTTTTAACTGGTGTCGCGTTGGGATTCTCCCGTGCAGTTGGGGAATATGGTTCAACGGTAATTATTGCTTCTAACACACCATATCAAGATTTGATTGCACCAGTGTTGATTTTTCAACGTTTGGAACAGTATGACTATTCGGGTGCAACTGTGATTGGGGTTGTATTGTTGACCATTTCTTTGGTTTTATTGTTGTTAATCAATCTCTTGCAAGCTTGGGGAAGACGCTATGACGCGAGATAG
- a CDS encoding MraY family glycosyltransferase produces MNIYRFLQALGIVQPSGSGWLAVVFTFLLAWVVTWRLIPTVRKFALRVGWADQPNARRLNREPLPNAGGLAIYAGVIAAIVLASLLRPIEFQNVPVQVLTILLGGSILVLVGFIDDQFGLPSSVRLLVQILTALLLVANGISIKVAMGTPIDSTLSILVTVLWVVGITNAINLMDGMDGLVGGVGFITAMSLLAVSAQPGENRAAATLVLAALGGGALGFLRHNFHPSRIIMGDAGAYFFGYVLAATAILGKLQTSTIFGLVPSVLFLLLPVLDTTQVVIRRLMAGKNPMNTPGKDHLHHRLLAWGLSQRYAALTMWSIALISNLLAMYYQHLTFLQMLITAVAIVILLSFTVWQRIRAARMPVIDKGVAKVNKGE; encoded by the coding sequence ATGAATATATACCGATTTCTTCAGGCTTTGGGAATTGTCCAACCTAGCGGTTCCGGCTGGTTGGCAGTGGTGTTTACATTTTTATTAGCTTGGGTTGTGACTTGGCGCTTGATCCCCACCGTTCGGAAGTTTGCACTTCGAGTTGGGTGGGCAGATCAACCCAATGCTAGACGACTCAACCGCGAACCATTACCGAATGCAGGAGGTTTGGCGATTTATGCAGGTGTAATCGCTGCGATAGTACTGGCTAGCTTACTACGTCCGATTGAATTTCAAAATGTACCAGTTCAGGTATTAACGATTTTACTAGGAGGCTCCATCCTAGTTTTGGTGGGCTTTATTGATGATCAATTCGGCTTACCATCCTCTGTTCGTTTGTTAGTGCAGATCCTGACTGCATTGTTGTTGGTTGCCAATGGCATCAGTATTAAAGTTGCTATGGGAACTCCCATTGACTCAACCCTCTCTATTTTGGTGACGGTTCTGTGGGTGGTGGGAATCACCAATGCCATCAATTTGATGGATGGAATGGATGGTTTAGTTGGGGGAGTGGGTTTTATTACCGCGATGAGTTTGCTGGCTGTCTCCGCTCAACCTGGTGAAAACCGGGCAGCTGCAACTTTAGTTTTGGCAGCTTTAGGAGGTGGTGCTTTAGGATTTTTGCGCCATAATTTCCACCCGTCACGCATTATTATGGGTGATGCTGGTGCATACTTTTTTGGTTATGTGCTAGCAGCTACAGCTATTTTGGGTAAGTTGCAAACATCGACGATTTTTGGTTTGGTACCTTCAGTATTATTTCTGCTATTACCAGTGCTAGATACAACTCAGGTTGTAATTAGACGATTGATGGCGGGTAAAAATCCGATGAATACTCCCGGAAAAGATCACCTACACCATCGGCTATTGGCTTGGGGATTATCACAGCGTTACGCAGCGTTAACTATGTGGTCTATTGCCTTGATTTCTAATCTATTGGCAATGTATTACCAGCATTTAACATTTCTCCAAATGTTGATCACTGCGGTGGCGATTGTAATCCTTTTAAGCTTTACTGTCTGGCAGCGTATTCGAGCAGCTAGAATGCCTGTAATTGATAAAGGTGTTGCCAAGGTGAATAAGGGAGAGTGA